A single Bufo bufo chromosome 6, aBufBuf1.1, whole genome shotgun sequence DNA region contains:
- the LOC121005811 gene encoding protein ANTAGONIST OF LIKE HETEROCHROMATIN PROTEIN 1-like, whose amino-acid sequence MRISSMKRRRRYWVHPITSCRMTRGVYSTLYQELRKHPVKFAEYLRVSVASFDDLSQRLRRRLRRKDTKFRRSVTPEERLMVTLRFLASGESFSSLHFQFRLGKSTISYIVKDTCRAIWNLMREEFLPHPTCQQWISIADKFHEVTQFPNCIGAVDGKHSEMKLSKCVEIYLSHMPAVV is encoded by the exons ATGCGAATTTCATCCATGAAAAGGAGACGGCGATATTGGGTGCATCCCATTACATCATGCCGAATGACACGAGGTGTTTATTCGACCCTTTATCAAGAACTCCGAAAACACCCTGTCAAATTTGCAGAATATCTCCGTGTAAGTGTCGCAAGCTTTGATGACCTTTCGCAACGTTTACGTCGCCGATTGAGACGGAAGGATACGAAATTTCGTCGAAGTGTAACTCCCGAAGAACGACTCATGGTCACTCTGCG gTTTCTGGCTAGTGGTGAAAGTTTTTCCAGTCTTCATTTTCAATTTCGACTAGGAAAATCTACAATATCTTACATTGTTAAAGATACCTGCCGGGCAATTTGGAATCTTATGCGTGAAGAATTTCTTCCCCATCCTACTTGCCAACAGTGGATCAGCATAGCCGACAAGTTTCATGAGGTGACACAGTTTCCCAATTGTAttggtgcagtggatgggaagcat TCGGAGATGAAGctttccaaatgtgtggaaatttACTTAAGCCATATGCCAGCCGTGGTCTAG